The DNA window cagaAATATTGGTTACTCTCCAGAGATTCTAGGCTGAAAAATTCTGGatttgtaacataagattgaaGCAAGCAAAATGGTGAGAGAGATATATGCCATTAAATGCTTCTGTATAGgtcattccagactgcaaacaggaaattgagaacaCAGCActctcgctcaaattgggggtatcatcacctcatagtaccgtttcttaatagctttgtcccttggtatcccgtagaagtgtaaatcgggtatgttttttgtattgttcagacatcacggaaagcagcagtgttctatgattaactgagtaacctataacCTGTACACCCCCaatttacacacagacaggaagtagagcaccaccaccatggcaaatttagGAAAGGCCTATTTGGTTGTTATATATGTAAGTAATAACTGGTACTGTATTACCCTAACTTGTATAACAGCCAATTGCAGATGCATTGAGGTAATATGTGGTGTATGTAACTAACACATACAATATTATCTTGTGTTTGATGAGTCTTTCTGTCATGGAGTGAAAGATATGAATCAAGGTATTCCTAAAGGTAGACTGAAAGATAAAGTCACTGTTTCTGTTTATGTAATATGTAGCCATTGGTTACATAAGTGAACCTGGGAGCATGCTCCAATCATACTAGAAATGGtgacaaattatacattgtcaGGGGGAACACTGCAATCATGCTAGAAATGCTGACATATTATATGTTGTCAGGGGGCACACTACAATGCTAGAAACATTGACAAATTGTACATTGTCAGAGGCCACACTACAATGCAAGAAACActaaaaaaatgtacaagttCAGACTCAGGGGGCCACACTACAATGCTAGAAACACTGACAACTTGTACAGTATGACTAAAGTAAATTATGcattgtcgggggggggggactacAATGCTAGAGATGCTGACAAATTGTACAACATGACAGTAGAGCTGGATTTTATTAGAAGACCAAAATATCTATGTCAAACTCACCTCTTCTACTTTTACTGTCAAACCCTGGGGCATataatactgcatcatttcaaataatatggAAGATTTTGTAGCTAATAGATCATTCACCTAgaaccaaaataaaaacactataACATATCAACATTGCTGTCTCACCTCTGCAATCAATCTGAGTTTGACATCAACAGAATTAAATCAAGTACACAGGATAAATCTTGAATCCTTTAGTTGGTAGATTCTTTACTTTCTACTTCTTGTCATATGCCTACTGTAGTGATTGTTTGATACACAGATACTTCAAATAATCACTACGCTGAATAAAGTACTATTTTGTAGTCCTAAGAAAAAACATTGAACTTGTGGCTACATATAGATATAGAGTCATGATAGCAAGTTTCACGAACACTGAATTTGGTAAGGGGTGATCGCataatgtcgcacaagctcaagaAATGAACTTCGTTCATTAAGGAcaataccccctccccctcctcccccctaaatgaacattcataaatgtaacatcaacacatttatatatgatgtaaaccgtGATGAACATTTTAGCGATCACTCTACtatgatcgatgcaatgtaaaagcCTGATGGTAAACccattaaaatactaccggaaacccagcactgtatatcacttTAGAAGTAAAtcttaatcaacttatcaacatcccagtggtaaatacagaacctgttatcaatgaaggtgtgaaagtttcaaaatttgattagaagtgcaaaaatgaagttcagcaatcccACTGACGCCAGAACCCTCTCTAATGaacaaagttcgtttattgagcttgtgttacattgtgcgatcgtccctaaggAAACCTGTCTTGCAATTTACCTGAACAACTCTTTCAAATGTTTTCAGAGCATAATTGGCAGGTTTCCTTTTTTCACCCGGCCTCTGAAATGTTGATACTATAACTGTTTTTGTAGGTAATGCATAGCTGAAAGATAAACAGACCAAAGTTAAAGAATGTACAACAAGACTACATTCAACAGAGTGTGAATGTATGACATACCATAGACCTTCCACCCACTATGGACATACCAAACCCAGCCCTACAAAACTCAGATGGGGCACAGACAAgtacttacttgtctgtggatGGGGTGAGTTGTCCAGATCTGGTCTATAATCGGGACAACTCACCCTGTCAATTTGCAATTCATGAAGTTTATTTTAACACCTTTCATCTGAATGTACAACAAGTACTCTGTgttagaccatagaccctccaccaacatgtCTATGGTTAGACTGTGTTAAAAAGAGTGTGAATATACTTGATAGCTGGACTCCACAACCAAATCATATGAATTGATGCAAACTATCTCTTACGGTATAacacattataatatatacaagtaAACTGTAGGTTACTTTCTTTCACTGTTTGATTGTCAGGCTTTATTTTTGACAGTACAAGAATTCTGTGATGAAACAGTACAGAAACTGTTTACAGCTGATGTGTATGTGAAGTTTGCATTGTCTTTTGTTTATTCATTGGTAGGATGTCAACCAACATGTAAACAAAAGAACATTAATGACAAGCACAGTTGATGTGAATATAGcaaatcatggaagtatcactcAAACGGTGTCTTCGTAGAAATTAAAGCACTGATTACAAGCTTTTaagtgatatacaaattgttGTACAGCAAGTTGCAGCAGAGGGACAACTGGTCACTGAAATGAGTGAAGATTTGACTTGAGTGTGAGCGTCTTTTAAAATCCACTCGCTTTCATGATACATCTCCTTCACTGTATATCACTGTAAATCCTGAGAAACACGTACTACCTTTGCTTTATTTATCATTCTATGGATGATTACAGAGACAGTAACAGTCTTCGTTGATAACATCGCCTTCAATGGCATCCATGTCGTTTGGCTTGAACAAGTTTTTATAGTCATCAGACAGACAACTGAATGGACAAACTTCCTGACAAAGCCATGTTGTTTACACTGATGCCAACGATAGTAAACGAAAACACCTTGGAAGAAACCCAAACTACCTCATGAATATGGTAAGCTGGTTATGATAGGGTGGAAGTTATCATTCACATGTCAAGTTACATTAGCAAGTGACCAGATTGGTAAGCAAACATTTGGTGACAATGCTAGAACCTTTGATCTATCCGCAAGTTGTCCTTCCCATGGGTGATACTCCTATGAGTAAAGTCTTCTACTGGGTCACACATTAGACTGGTCTGGGTTGAAGTATGTctgttttgtgtatgtatgtttcagcAAGTGTAAATGAGTGCTGATACATTTGACTGTCTAACAACATAGAAGTAACCCTTCTACCATAGACAGTAACCCATCTACCATAGACAGTAACCATTCTACCATAGAGTCAACCCATCTACCATAGACAGTAACCCTTCTACCATAGACAGTAACACATCTACCATAGAGAGTAACACCTCTACCATAGAGAGTAACACCTCTACCATAGACAGTAACCCTTCTACCATAGACAGCAAACCCATCGCCAATAGACAGCAACCCCTCTCCCATAATGTCTATGGTAGAGGGTTATTGTCCATGGTAGAGGGTAGAGGGGTTACACTGTCCATGGTTGAGGGATTAATGTATATGGTGATACTGCAAGGGTGTGTAAGTGAGGTTGACGTCAAGTATGACTGAATACCCATATCTATTGTGTACAAGAGATATCCTACActtctctctcttctctctatGGTATACAGCAGTGAAAGTATAACGTTGTTTTTTTACCTGTCTGATACTTCAACATctaaacattttgtcaaattatgcaATTGTTGTGCATAATGTTCAACTGTTGTGCAGTCATGTCCAGTGACTCTCATATTCAGGGTTGGATATAGATATTCATTTCCTTCCAATgcctgtaaacaaacaaacaaacaaacaaacaaacaaagtttaGTTTTAGAGCGGCATCCTTCACAGCCATCACAGTGTCActtcaaatataatataaactgaacaatttgtatatgttatttgccaaataccgttccatatcttgctgcgagaggtaattttttctggtataacggagagccggaggcgagccgttataccagaaaaattacctcgagcagcaagatgtggaacagtatttggcaaataacatacttatacgtcacctgcgactatgaattcatttttgaatgtctacaaatgctgtttcatgttaaaataaaatcacttccgcattatactgttgagcgtagtatcatgcacctctctgataactgcaatgcggttgtttacatatcagccttaactttatcgtccaatcagagtgcgcgtttgctcagtagtatgacgtaatgtttactatttgcatatcactcagcgatatattgaaacttataaccatcagctgaaaaatgagtgcgtctttgttttgcgtactgtattccattaaatgtacataaatgttcgtgatatattttgttgttctagttaagcaaaaattacaccctctgtggtggtaattttcatatccttcataaatttaagaattcatgtttacgatcgcgtgatgaccgtgcgttcgccgtcactggactttcaacgattgtgtgtggaatttttgactatttccctgtgacatgaaaagtacagttcaaagacttgttacaatgtatacaacggtgatattttgttcgattgacaacaaatttggcattggaaatgctggttatagctcgatctctagttgtctgctagatttgtttacaaggggacgtgcagtgatcacgtgatacaacaagcaaaaatacgactgttggtgaaaaatacgcctgtgtatctgcagggctctcgaccaatcagaatgcgagattggtgacaggtgacgtataagtcaCTGTATACAttcttttaaagtggccatatggatgaggattgactatttattttggatttctaatttataaaacaattttattatggcttcctacttgaaaaatcaacgtatgtcaagtccttgtttgtagctcaataaattgcaaaatattaataaatgtgtaaaatgtttgttattgtacgtacaataacaactttatacatacattttttttatagctttttaTAGCCTTTTagctttttgaaatgtattgagctacaaacacagacttggtctatgttgtttcacattgatttttcaagtaggacaccatgataaaatcaagtaggatgccatgataaaatcaattaaaaatccaaaataaatcccaaatcctcatccatatggccactttaatcagTTGTGTTCTCTACAGTCTATATCTAATGGTTATGAGGATCACCCAGCAAATGACACATCTTTTCATTCTACATGTAATACTGATATACAGGAAGGGTATGAACTTTTAATGAACCTAACTTGaatttatatatacaaacatttggAGACCTGCAAATActttacacaaatacaactgAGATTGTTTTGAAGAAAGAGAAATTTTGAATCAAATAGTGTTTGCATAATTCAGAAGACTTTTTATGTATACTTATGAATGTGATttagactgtaaaatatgtcGTGTTGTCTTGCCCTCCTCTCTCCCTTCAGTCTTTCTTGAGGTGAGAGGGGttaactgatgtgtgagggcacccatcacggcgtaccttgcAGGCTAGTAGAATGAGATTCTACTTTTCCTGAACACAGTATACAGGAGGTTTGAGAGAGTTGATAGTGTTACAGACGAAACTATGAAATCAAAACACAGAACAAATACTGCATTTACAACTTTGTATTACTTACATCATCACTGTCTGCTGAACACCATGTTCTTTGCtgtagtaaccatggtaacctgTTATGACAAACACAAATTAAtcctatctacatgtattattcaaTAGACTCCATGGTATACAGAGATTTAACAAATTTATTATCAGTCAAGTTCAAGTGTAAGTTGATTTGATAATCATGACTACAGTAGCATCCAATCAAggagactgtaagatatgtaatcttgttccgccctcactggcctcctctcaggaggggttgactgatgtgtgagagcGCCTTGTCACAGCAAACCTTACAGACATCCAATCACAACATAGTGGACAGTTTTAGTGATGAGTGGAAATTGAATCTGTGCAAGAATACATTTCTATTAAGATCAActcttaaaggtgattcaaaatgctcacattcactatcgctaatttgctagacgacatgtttgtgaaatgtattctggttttaaaacttttcaaaagcgtctgcaaacaccttaaaatgaccctttttcagtcacttcccttcggatttacttcgagagttttcgggtatttccggtcccacctagaccacgggattttatgacgtcataaagagacatggatagcacgtagcctatggcgagcgtagtcactaggtgaacaaaactcaacagcattgtgaaaaaatacattgctagtggttgtaacagacatcagtaaacaaaaactacactctacatgtcttattaaccaacatttaccgatatttactcacactttctgactaattggcagtgtctgtgggtataaatgctaaaatattatctccccatattatggcaaaataaatcaaaacggctagactacagtgtagatatacataaacacttgtaatgtcgctcgcgtgtttcaatttatttatctgattttttttattatttgcagaggagaagcattacaatatcttcgacaggcatggcgtcgacagcatattatagcccactatactcgactatactcactgatgtcgccttttgaacggcgcatttagcaacaaagtaaacatatttatcttgaataaatatactagctattagattgccatatcatcagcaataaaattgtaaagaattgaggaaatttcgtgagtttagtgttgtcatttacatgactttagcaactcgtctggaaaaaaacttgtatggtttcccttgttgcgatatcacttaaaTTTAATGCAACGATGCAACatgcctatttaatattcattagaagaattctgtaacgaatcatggtattcgaagtgtacagtttaggaaaccaacaaatcaaatatcgcgatgtgttcatgatatcaaatacgattggacaatattgacgttggcaatcaaggtcgtgaccccagcacatggttatgaaagaaagcctgcaactagatacttggctagccacgtccggtcccgtttctcagggtttgttttgaagttagagacgttatttctgtacgacttgaagaattttacaatatatctgattgataaatatggattacatcaacacgtggataaatttaacccgacacgaatgtgcgctgtgctctcccgattccatacgtacattgtacatacactgcttcagctttgatcggcggcctAGTAtgagcttactgccgcggccgcggtgactgcacaaaacttgacaacactacccctctaccgatatataataatcacctgtataccgtgataaaaacaagcaataattcgagtccccaacaagtcgatgagacctacttctgttctgtccgatccgaatgcgagtttcttaggttttatatgggtttcagactcgaactagagtattacgccctagacaataatagatgtaaacttgtgttcacaagccaaacatgtgacaatacaagaccacaacgaaaactgtgaaaaatttacaggtcagtctcattttatatatggacaacaaaattaggtcggtcacagttccatttacatgtacatgatgcaatgactcggagcgtacttccatatgctcggagcaaatcgaatcaattagtgtattatgggaccaacaattatagtgtggcacatgtcccgatacgccttcttgaagtttcccattggtattctaatagctagtatatttattcgagatgaaatatgtttactttgttgttaaatgcactgttcaaaaggcgacgcgagtacgattgggctaaaatatgccgtccttggcccggggatgccgtcaagCGTCaccacggtatcgtaatgcttcttgtcggcaaataataaaaaatcagataaataaaagtcaatgaatgtgaaacacgcgacattacaagtgtttatatatatctagtctagccgtttttgatttattttgccataatatggggagatcatattttagcatttatacccacagacactgccaattagtcagaaagtgtgagtaaatatcggtaaatgttggttaataagacatgtagagtgtagtttttgtttactgatgtctgttacaaccactagcaatgtattttttcacaatgctgttgagttttgttcacctagtgactacgctcgtcataggctacgtgctatccatgtctctttatgacgtcataaaatcctgtggtctaggtgggaccggaaatacccgaaaactctcgaagtaaatccgaagggaagtgactgaaaaagggtcattttaaggtgtttgcagacgcttttgaaaagttttaaaaccagaatgcatttcacaaacatgtcgtctagcaaattagcgatagtgaatgtgagcattttgaatcacctttaagctacaaatttatagattttacaagaaaaaaaccaaaaaattcaaaatagatTAATGACAAACTATATAAAGGAAATAAAGGTAGATAATGGAAATCTATATAGCcatattcctacatcagattggTATCTATTGGTCTATCTAGGATATCTATCTACATGTCTATCTATCCAtgtatatctatctgtctgtctgtctgtctgtctgtctgtctgtctgtgtaaatgaatgaataaatgttatattatatatatatatatatatatatatatatatatatatatatatatatatatatacatctttAATAGCTATGACactatattttttaatttctctctcagtatttcataatattaaaatcatataaatgtatatctCCAACAACTTGTCCTGGATCACTTCACCCTGCtttattaaatttaaaatccatGATTGGTCAGCCTTTGGTTGCAATACACGTTACGTACCTTTGGACGTATTCTTGTTGGCAACCATTCTTAACGACACGTCTTACCAGTTGTCGTAACATTTTACAAGGGATACAGTAACTGAGTAAGTCGGGAGTCTTCCAAATATTGCTAGTTATGAGCCTCATGTACTCGTCGTGTCAGAGGTCAACCTTTACGCAAGCGCAATCAAGCTGTCTATAGAGAGATCAAGGTTTAGATTCAGGTACCCCTCAAGAACTGGGTCTGGTATCAGAAGTCACTTTGTAGAATTTTCAACGTAGACCGATTTTCCATCGAGTTACATGCTCAAACTTTTATCAAAACGGTTTTGTCAACTTCTTCGTCAGCCTCGTTCTGGCTCATCGTACCTGCCGCACGATTGTTTCCGGTTTCGGATTGCATACCGTGCTGTTCAGTGTTCTTTGTGTAGCGTGAATAAGATATACAAGGAGTACGTTCACTAGTCGTAGTGTCAGCAAAAATATGACCGACTCACAGTT is part of the Glandiceps talaboti chromosome 2, keGlaTala1.1, whole genome shotgun sequence genome and encodes:
- the LOC144453712 gene encoding large ribosomal subunit protein mL48-like is translated as MRLITSNIWKTPDLLSYCIPCKMLRQLVRRVVKNGCQQEYVQRLPWLLQQRTWCSADSDDALEGNEYLYPTLNMRVTGHDCTTVEHYAQQLHNLTKCLDVEVSDSYALPTKTVIVSTFQRPGEKRKPANYALKTFERVVQVNDLLATKSSILFEMMQYYMPQGLTVKVEEHTEEHQENRYVKREIPVWMLK